Part of the Pedobacter roseus genome is shown below.
TCAATCATTTGTACTCACATATATAATTCCAAGGCCAAAATTTTTTTTGGATGCGGTTAGAATTAAAAGCCCTGTACTAGCAGTGAATCTTTTTAGGCATTTTCAGTATCTGTCAAAAAAGATGCTTAAAAACGGTATGGTGTGTATTGAGGAAATTGAAAACTTAGAAAAGGTAATAATATTTAGTAATAATCTGGGTGAGATCAATATTCGTGAAGTCTAATGTGTCGAGCCAGAAATTAGTTAAGCATTACACCTTTAAACATTGGGGAAAGTCTCCCTCAAAATTGCCA
Proteins encoded:
- a CDS encoding UDP-galactopyranose mutase, which gives rise to MSSQKLVKHYTFKHWGKSPSKLPVSIIKIIPVRFAFNNN